In Accipiter gentilis chromosome 17, bAccGen1.1, whole genome shotgun sequence, one DNA window encodes the following:
- the PPFIA1 gene encoding liprin-alpha-1 isoform X3 produces MMCEVMPTISEAEIPSGGNGGHGSGSPLQSDADSHFEQLMVSMLEERDRLLETLRETQETLALTQGKLHEVGHERDSLQRQLNTALPQEFAALTKELNVCREQLLEREEEIAELKAERNNTRLLLEHLECLVSRHERSLRMTVVKRQAQSPAGVSSEVEVLKALKSLFEHHKALDEKVRERLRVALERCSLLEEELGTTHKELMILKEQNNQKKTLPDGMLDINHEQENTPTTNGKRSSDGSLCHDENLAKVIELQDIIDKQNKEQTQMKERLTALSSRVTELEEDLDTARKDLIKSEEMNTKLQRDVRETMAQKEDMEERITTLEKRYLAAQREATSVHDLNDKLENEIATKDSMHRQSEDKNRQLQERLELAEQKLQQTLRKAETLPEVEAELAQRVAALSKAEERHGNIEERLRQMEAQLEEKNQELQRARQREKMNEEHNKRLSETVDKLLSESNERLQLHLKERMAALEDKNSLLREIETAKKQVEELQHEKDQLVLNVEALRAENDQVRLRATSLHHSRPDFRYPITSSSLPDSHTDSYGTSSVLRRPQKGRLAALRDEPSKVQTLNEQDWERAQQASVLANVAQAFESDVDVSDVEDDRETIFSSVDLLSPSGQADAQTLAMMLQEQLDAINKEIRLIQEEKENTEQRAEEIESRVGSGSLDAHGRFRSMSSIPPPYASGSLAGSSPPGSGRSTPRRIPHSPAREVDRLGIMTLPSDLRKHRRKSPASREEVRDDKATIKCETSPPSSPRSLRLDRVQKGALHTVSHEDIRDIRNSTGSQDGQTSNPSSSNSSQDSLHKAPKKKGIKSSIGRLFGKKEKGRPGQASKETLGQVGMAEADSSSQDALGLSKLGGQAEKNRKMQKKHELLEEARRQGLPFAQWDGPTVVVWLELWVGMPAWYVAACRANVKSGAIMSALSDTEIQREIGISNPLHRLKLRLAIQEIMSLTSPSAPPTSRTEDEEGSWAQTLAYGDMNHEWIGNEWLPSLGLPQYRSYFMECLVDARMLDHLTKKDLRGQLKMVDSFHRNSFQCGIMCLRRLNYDRKELERKREESQNEIKDVLVWSNERMIHWVVSIGLKEYANNLIESGVHGALVALDESFDYNALALLLQIPTQNTQARAVLEREFNNLLALGTDRRLDEDDDKSFRRAPSWRKKFRPKDIRGLAAGSAETLPANFRVTTSMSSPSMQPKKMQIDGSVSGTQRLDSATVRTYSC; encoded by the exons GAATTTGCAGCGCTTACAAAAGAGCTAAATGTATGCAGGGAGCAGCTGcttgaaagggaagaagaaatcgctgaactgaaagcagaaagaaataatacGAGG ctattacTGGAACATTTGGAGTGTCTTGTCTCCAGGCATGAGCGATCTCTCAGAATGACTGTTGTAAAGAGACAAGCTCAGTCTCCAGCAGGAGTTTCTAGTGAAGTAGAAGTTCTCAAAGCACTAAAATCTTTATTTGAGCACCATAAAGCCCTTGATGAAAAG GTAAGGGAGAGGTTACGAGTAGCACTTGAAAGATGTAGCTTATTGGAAGAAGAACTAGGTACTACGCATAAAGAg ttaatGATTCTGAAAGAGCAAAATAATCAGAAGAAAACACTTCCAGATGGGATGCTGGATATAAATCATGAACAAGAAAATACACCAACTACAAATGGGAAG CGATCCTCTGATGGTTCTTTATGCCATGATGAAAACCTTGCTAAAGTGATTGAACTCCAAGACATTATAGATAAGCAAAACAAAGAGCAGACACAAATGAAGGAACGTCTTACTGCTTTGTCTAGCAGAGTAACAGAGCTGGAAGAAGATCTTGACACAGCTAGAAAAGACTTAATAAAATCTGAAGAAATGAATACAAAGTTACAGAGAGATGTACGAGAG ACTATGGCCCAAAAGGAAGACATGGAAGAGAGAATTACAACTCTTGAGAAACGCTACCTCGCTGCACAACGTGAAGCTACATCTGTGCATGACCTCAATGAtaaacttgaaaatgaaattgcCACTAAAGACTCCATGCATCGACAG AGTGAAGATAAGAATAGACAATTGCAAGAACGACTGGAACTAGCTGAACAAAAGCTGCAGCAGACTTTGAGAAAGGCTGAAACTTTGCCGGAGGTGGAAGCTGAGCTAGCACAGAGAGTTGCGGCACTTTCAAAG GCTGAGGAAAGACATGGCAATATAGAGGAACGATTGAGACAGATGGAAGCACAGCTAGAAGAAAAGAATCAAGAACTGCAAAGG GctagacagagagagaagatgAATGAAGAGCATAATAAACGTTTGTCAGAAACTGTTGATAAGCTTCTGTCTGAATCTAATGAAAGGCTTCAGCTTCATCTCAAGGAGAGGATGGCTGCCTTGGAAGATAAG aattcaCTTCTTCGAGAAATTGAAACTGCAAAAAAACAAGTAGAGGAACTTCAACATGAAAAG gaTCAGCTTGTATTAAATGTTGAAGCATTAAGGGCTGAAAATGACCAAGTGAGACTCAGAGCCACATCACTTCATCATAG CCGACCAGATTTCAGATACCCTATCACATCTTCGTCTTTGCCTGACAGTCATACAGACTCCTATGGCACCTCATCAGTGCTAAGGCGTCCCCAGAAAGGACGTTTGGCAGCTCTCAGAGATGAACCTTCAAAG GTTCAAACTCTGAACGAGCAGGACTGGGAGCGAGCCCAGCAAGCAAGTGTATTGGCAAATGTGGCACAAGCGTTTGAAAGTGATGTTGATGTCTCTGATGTTGAGGATGATAGGGAGACTATATTCAGTTCAGTTGATCTGCTATCACCAAGTGGTCAGGCTGATGCTCAAACTTTGGCCATGATGCTTCAAGAACAGTTGGATGCAATCAACAAAGAGATTAG acttatacaagaagaaaaggaaaacacagagcagCGTGCAGAGGAGATTGAAAGCAGAGTGGGTAGTGGAAGTTTGGATGCCCATGGCCGATTCAGGTCCATGAGCTCCATTCCTCCTCCATACGCAAGTGGGTCACTTGCTGGTTCTTCCCCACCTGGCAGTGGCCGCTCTACCCCAAGGCGGATTCCACATAGTCCAGCTCGGGAAGTGGACAGACTAGGTATCATGACACTG CCTAGCGATTTAAGGAAACACCGTAGAAAG TCTCCAGCTTCTAGAGAAGAGGTACGAGATGATAAAGCCACAATAAAATGTGAAACATCACCACCTTCTTCACCTCGATCTTTGCGTTTGGACAGAGTCCAAAAAGGAGCTTTGCATACAGTGAGCCATGAAGATATCAGGGACATAAGAAA TTCAACAGGCTCGCAAGATGGGCAAACGAGTAATCCTAGTAGCAGTAATAGTAGCCAAGATTCTCTTCATAAAGCCCCCAAAAAGAAGGGGATTAAATCCTCTATTGGCCGCTTGTTtggcaagaaagaaaagggacGACCTGGACAAGCGAGCAAGGAAACATTAGGACAAG ttGGCATGGCAGAAGCAGATAGTTCCTCTCAGGATGCATTAGGTCTCAGCAAGCTTGGAGGTCaggcagaaaaaaacaggaaaatgcaaaaaaa GCATGAGCTGCTAGAGGAAGCCAGAAGACAAGGTTTGCCTTTTGCACAGTGGGATGGGCCTACTGTTGTTGTGTGGTTGGAG cTGTGGGTTGGGATGCCAGCCTGGTATGTGGCTGCTTGCCGAGCAAATGTGAAAAGTGGTGCTATCATGTCAGCCTTGTCTGATACAGAAATACAGCGTGAAATTGGAATTAGTAATCCTCTGCACAGACTGAAGCTGAGGCTGGCCATTCAGGAAATCATGTCACTAACAAGTCCATCTGCCCCTCCCACCTCAAGGACG GAAGATGAGGAGGGAAGCTGGGCTCAG aCGTTAGCATATGGTGATATGAACCATGAGTGGATCGGCAATGAATGGCTCCCTAGTCTGGGGCTCCCTCAGTATCGCAGCTATTTCATGGAATGTCTTGTTGATGCTCGAATGCTGGATCATTTAACTAAAAAAGATCTGCGTGGGCAACTTAAAATGGTGGACAGCTTTCACAG aaacagttttcagTGTGGCATTATGTGCCTACGAAGACTGAATTATGATCGAaaagaacttgaaagaaaaagagaagaaagccagaATGAAATTAAGG atGTCCTTGTCTGGAGCAATGAAAGAATGATCCATTGGGTAGTGTCCATTGGTCTTAAAGAATATGCGAATAACCTTATAGAGAGCGGAGTTCACGGTGCACTTGTGGCCTTAGATGAATCATTTGATTACAATGCATTAGCTCTCTTATTACAAATACCCACTCAAAACACACAG GCTCGTGCTGTTCTGGAGAGGGAATTTAATAACCTTCTTGCTTTGGGCACTGACAGAAGACTTGATGAA GATGATGATAAGAGCTTTAGGAGAGCACCTTCATGGAGAAAGAAGTTTAGACCAAAGGACATAAGAGGTTTAGCTGCTGGatcagcagagactcttcctgcAAATTTCAGAGTTACAACCTCAATGTCTTCACCCTCTATGCAGCCAAAGAAGATGCAGATTGATG
- the PPFIA1 gene encoding liprin-alpha-1 isoform X1, which translates to MMCEVMPTISEAEIPSGGNGGHGSGSPLQSDADSHFEQLMVSMLEERDRLLETLRETQETLALTQGKLHEVGHERDSLQRQLNTALPQEFAALTKELNVCREQLLEREEEIAELKAERNNTRLLLEHLECLVSRHERSLRMTVVKRQAQSPAGVSSEVEVLKALKSLFEHHKALDEKVRERLRVALERCSLLEEELGTTHKELMILKEQNNQKKTLPDGMLDINHEQENTPTTNGKRSSDGSLCHDENLAKVIELQDIIDKQNKEQTQMKERLTALSSRVTELEEDLDTARKDLIKSEEMNTKLQRDVRETMAQKEDMEERITTLEKRYLAAQREATSVHDLNDKLENEIATKDSMHRQSEDKNRQLQERLELAEQKLQQTLRKAETLPEVEAELAQRVAALSKAEERHGNIEERLRQMEAQLEEKNQELQRARQREKMNEEHNKRLSETVDKLLSESNERLQLHLKERMAALEDKNSLLREIETAKKQVEELQHEKDQLVLNVEALRAENDQVRLRATSLHHSRPDFRYPITSSSLPDSHTDSYGTSSVLRRPQKGRLAALRDEPSKVQTLNEQDWERAQQASVLANVAQAFESDVDVSDVEDDRETIFSSVDLLSPSGQADAQTLAMMLQEQLDAINKEIRLIQEEKENTEQRAEEIESRVGSGSLDAHGRFRSMSSIPPPYASGSLAGSSPPGSGRSTPRRIPHSPAREVDRLGIMTLPSDLRKHRRKSPASREEVRDDKATIKCETSPPSSPRSLRLDRVQKGALHTVSHEDIRDIRNSTGSQDGQTSNPSSSNSSQDSLHKAPKKKGIKSSIGRLFGKKEKGRPGQASKETLGQVGMAEADSSSQDALGLSKLGGQAEKNRKMQKKHELLEEARRQGLPFAQWDGPTVVVWLELWVGMPAWYVAACRANVKSGAIMSALSDTEIQREIGISNPLHRLKLRLAIQEIMSLTSPSAPPTSRTTTGNVWVTHEEMENLTATQQTEDEEGSWAQTLAYGDMNHEWIGNEWLPSLGLPQYRSYFMECLVDARMLDHLTKKDLRGQLKMVDSFHRNSFQCGIMCLRRLNYDRKELERKREESQNEIKDVLVWSNERMIHWVVSIGLKEYANNLIESGVHGALVALDESFDYNALALLLQIPTQNTQARAVLEREFNNLLALGTDRRLDEDDDKSFRRAPSWRKKFRPKDIRGLAAGSAETLPANFRVTTSMSSPSMQPKKMQIDGSVSGTQRLDSATVRTYSC; encoded by the exons GAATTTGCAGCGCTTACAAAAGAGCTAAATGTATGCAGGGAGCAGCTGcttgaaagggaagaagaaatcgctgaactgaaagcagaaagaaataatacGAGG ctattacTGGAACATTTGGAGTGTCTTGTCTCCAGGCATGAGCGATCTCTCAGAATGACTGTTGTAAAGAGACAAGCTCAGTCTCCAGCAGGAGTTTCTAGTGAAGTAGAAGTTCTCAAAGCACTAAAATCTTTATTTGAGCACCATAAAGCCCTTGATGAAAAG GTAAGGGAGAGGTTACGAGTAGCACTTGAAAGATGTAGCTTATTGGAAGAAGAACTAGGTACTACGCATAAAGAg ttaatGATTCTGAAAGAGCAAAATAATCAGAAGAAAACACTTCCAGATGGGATGCTGGATATAAATCATGAACAAGAAAATACACCAACTACAAATGGGAAG CGATCCTCTGATGGTTCTTTATGCCATGATGAAAACCTTGCTAAAGTGATTGAACTCCAAGACATTATAGATAAGCAAAACAAAGAGCAGACACAAATGAAGGAACGTCTTACTGCTTTGTCTAGCAGAGTAACAGAGCTGGAAGAAGATCTTGACACAGCTAGAAAAGACTTAATAAAATCTGAAGAAATGAATACAAAGTTACAGAGAGATGTACGAGAG ACTATGGCCCAAAAGGAAGACATGGAAGAGAGAATTACAACTCTTGAGAAACGCTACCTCGCTGCACAACGTGAAGCTACATCTGTGCATGACCTCAATGAtaaacttgaaaatgaaattgcCACTAAAGACTCCATGCATCGACAG AGTGAAGATAAGAATAGACAATTGCAAGAACGACTGGAACTAGCTGAACAAAAGCTGCAGCAGACTTTGAGAAAGGCTGAAACTTTGCCGGAGGTGGAAGCTGAGCTAGCACAGAGAGTTGCGGCACTTTCAAAG GCTGAGGAAAGACATGGCAATATAGAGGAACGATTGAGACAGATGGAAGCACAGCTAGAAGAAAAGAATCAAGAACTGCAAAGG GctagacagagagagaagatgAATGAAGAGCATAATAAACGTTTGTCAGAAACTGTTGATAAGCTTCTGTCTGAATCTAATGAAAGGCTTCAGCTTCATCTCAAGGAGAGGATGGCTGCCTTGGAAGATAAG aattcaCTTCTTCGAGAAATTGAAACTGCAAAAAAACAAGTAGAGGAACTTCAACATGAAAAG gaTCAGCTTGTATTAAATGTTGAAGCATTAAGGGCTGAAAATGACCAAGTGAGACTCAGAGCCACATCACTTCATCATAG CCGACCAGATTTCAGATACCCTATCACATCTTCGTCTTTGCCTGACAGTCATACAGACTCCTATGGCACCTCATCAGTGCTAAGGCGTCCCCAGAAAGGACGTTTGGCAGCTCTCAGAGATGAACCTTCAAAG GTTCAAACTCTGAACGAGCAGGACTGGGAGCGAGCCCAGCAAGCAAGTGTATTGGCAAATGTGGCACAAGCGTTTGAAAGTGATGTTGATGTCTCTGATGTTGAGGATGATAGGGAGACTATATTCAGTTCAGTTGATCTGCTATCACCAAGTGGTCAGGCTGATGCTCAAACTTTGGCCATGATGCTTCAAGAACAGTTGGATGCAATCAACAAAGAGATTAG acttatacaagaagaaaaggaaaacacagagcagCGTGCAGAGGAGATTGAAAGCAGAGTGGGTAGTGGAAGTTTGGATGCCCATGGCCGATTCAGGTCCATGAGCTCCATTCCTCCTCCATACGCAAGTGGGTCACTTGCTGGTTCTTCCCCACCTGGCAGTGGCCGCTCTACCCCAAGGCGGATTCCACATAGTCCAGCTCGGGAAGTGGACAGACTAGGTATCATGACACTG CCTAGCGATTTAAGGAAACACCGTAGAAAG TCTCCAGCTTCTAGAGAAGAGGTACGAGATGATAAAGCCACAATAAAATGTGAAACATCACCACCTTCTTCACCTCGATCTTTGCGTTTGGACAGAGTCCAAAAAGGAGCTTTGCATACAGTGAGCCATGAAGATATCAGGGACATAAGAAA TTCAACAGGCTCGCAAGATGGGCAAACGAGTAATCCTAGTAGCAGTAATAGTAGCCAAGATTCTCTTCATAAAGCCCCCAAAAAGAAGGGGATTAAATCCTCTATTGGCCGCTTGTTtggcaagaaagaaaagggacGACCTGGACAAGCGAGCAAGGAAACATTAGGACAAG ttGGCATGGCAGAAGCAGATAGTTCCTCTCAGGATGCATTAGGTCTCAGCAAGCTTGGAGGTCaggcagaaaaaaacaggaaaatgcaaaaaaa GCATGAGCTGCTAGAGGAAGCCAGAAGACAAGGTTTGCCTTTTGCACAGTGGGATGGGCCTACTGTTGTTGTGTGGTTGGAG cTGTGGGTTGGGATGCCAGCCTGGTATGTGGCTGCTTGCCGAGCAAATGTGAAAAGTGGTGCTATCATGTCAGCCTTGTCTGATACAGAAATACAGCGTGAAATTGGAATTAGTAATCCTCTGCACAGACTGAAGCTGAGGCTGGCCATTCAGGAAATCATGTCACTAACAAGTCCATCTGCCCCTCCCACCTCAAGGACG ACCACGGGAAATGTCTGGGTAACACATGAAGAAATGGAAAATCTTACAGCCACACAACAAACG GAAGATGAGGAGGGAAGCTGGGCTCAG aCGTTAGCATATGGTGATATGAACCATGAGTGGATCGGCAATGAATGGCTCCCTAGTCTGGGGCTCCCTCAGTATCGCAGCTATTTCATGGAATGTCTTGTTGATGCTCGAATGCTGGATCATTTAACTAAAAAAGATCTGCGTGGGCAACTTAAAATGGTGGACAGCTTTCACAG aaacagttttcagTGTGGCATTATGTGCCTACGAAGACTGAATTATGATCGAaaagaacttgaaagaaaaagagaagaaagccagaATGAAATTAAGG atGTCCTTGTCTGGAGCAATGAAAGAATGATCCATTGGGTAGTGTCCATTGGTCTTAAAGAATATGCGAATAACCTTATAGAGAGCGGAGTTCACGGTGCACTTGTGGCCTTAGATGAATCATTTGATTACAATGCATTAGCTCTCTTATTACAAATACCCACTCAAAACACACAG GCTCGTGCTGTTCTGGAGAGGGAATTTAATAACCTTCTTGCTTTGGGCACTGACAGAAGACTTGATGAA GATGATGATAAGAGCTTTAGGAGAGCACCTTCATGGAGAAAGAAGTTTAGACCAAAGGACATAAGAGGTTTAGCTGCTGGatcagcagagactcttcctgcAAATTTCAGAGTTACAACCTCAATGTCTTCACCCTCTATGCAGCCAAAGAAGATGCAGATTGATG